In Vigna unguiculata cultivar IT97K-499-35 chromosome 3, ASM411807v1, whole genome shotgun sequence, a single genomic region encodes these proteins:
- the LOC114176173 gene encoding B-box zinc finger protein 18-like isoform X1, whose protein sequence is MQNNTPSNSKPSTSIMRTLCDACESAAAIVFCAADEAALCRACDKKVHMCNKLASRHVRVGLASPSDVPRCDICENAPAFFYCETDGSSLCLQCDMIVHVGGKRTHERYLLFRQRVEFPGDKPGKSENPASQPLDPGETKRGQNALPKIKMGEKQQNHRMPLILTPEPNADEHAMMGTKMIDLNMKPQRIHEPTSNNQVGSRSSLDFLLYLSIFARHCDGLLHMWKILNY, encoded by the exons ATGCAAAACAACACACCTTCAAATTCAAAGCCTTCAACTTCAATTATGCGAACGCTCTGTGATGCTTGTGAGAGCGCCGCCGCTATCGTTTTCTGCGCCGCCGATGAGGCCGCGCTATGCCGTGCCTGTGATAAGAAG GTTCACATGTGTAATAAGCTAGCAAGCCGGCATGTAAGGGTTGGTCTAGCAAGTCCAAGTGACGTGCCGCGCTGCGACATTTGTGAGAATGCACCTG CTTTCTTCTATTGTGAGACAGATGGAAGTTCCCTCTGTTTGCAGTGTGATATGATAGTTCATGTTGGAGGTAAAAGGACACATGAAAGATATCTTCTATTTAGGCAGAGAGTTGAG TTTCCAGGAGATAAACCTGGTAAGTCAGAAAACCCAGCTTCACAACCTCTGGATCCAGGTGAGACTAAAAGAGGGCAAAATGCACTACCCAAAATAAAAATGGGAGAGAAACAGCAAAATCACAGGATGCCTCTGATTCTGACGCCAGAACCAAATGCTGATGAGCATGCCATGATGGGAACCAAAATGATTGATTTGAACATGAAGCCTCAGAGAATACATGAGCCAACATCAAATAATCAG GTTGGAAGTAGAAGTAGCCTTGATTTCCTGCTTTACTTGTCTATCTTTGCAAGACACTGTGATGGCTTATTACACATGtggaaaatattgaattattga
- the LOC114176173 gene encoding B-box zinc finger protein 18-like isoform X2: MQNNTPSNSKPSTSIMRTLCDACESAAAIVFCAADEAALCRACDKKVHMCNKLASRHVRVGLASPSDVPRCDICENAPAFFYCETDGSSLCLQCDMIVHVGGKRTHERYLLFRQRVEFPGDKPGKSENPASQPLDPGETKRGQNALPKIKMGEKQQNHRMPLILTPEPNADEHAMMGTKMIDLNMKPQRIHEPTSNNQFSD, from the exons ATGCAAAACAACACACCTTCAAATTCAAAGCCTTCAACTTCAATTATGCGAACGCTCTGTGATGCTTGTGAGAGCGCCGCCGCTATCGTTTTCTGCGCCGCCGATGAGGCCGCGCTATGCCGTGCCTGTGATAAGAAG GTTCACATGTGTAATAAGCTAGCAAGCCGGCATGTAAGGGTTGGTCTAGCAAGTCCAAGTGACGTGCCGCGCTGCGACATTTGTGAGAATGCACCTG CTTTCTTCTATTGTGAGACAGATGGAAGTTCCCTCTGTTTGCAGTGTGATATGATAGTTCATGTTGGAGGTAAAAGGACACATGAAAGATATCTTCTATTTAGGCAGAGAGTTGAG TTTCCAGGAGATAAACCTGGTAAGTCAGAAAACCCAGCTTCACAACCTCTGGATCCAGGTGAGACTAAAAGAGGGCAAAATGCACTACCCAAAATAAAAATGGGAGAGAAACAGCAAAATCACAGGATGCCTCTGATTCTGACGCCAGAACCAAATGCTGATGAGCATGCCATGATGGGAACCAAAATGATTGATTTGAACATGAAGCCTCAGAGAATACATGAGCCAACATCAAATAATCAG ttctctgaTTGA
- the LOC114176173 gene encoding B-box zinc finger protein 18-like isoform X3, with the protein MQNNTPSNSKPSTSIMRTLCDACESAAAIVFCAADEAALCRACDKKVHMCNKLASRHVRVGLASPSDVPRCDICENAPAFFYCETDGSSLCLQCDMIVHVGGKRTHERYLLFRQRVEFPGDKPGKSENPASQPLDPGETKRGQNALPKIKMGEKQQNHRMPLILTPEPNADEHAMMGTKMIDLNMKPQRIHEPTSNNQP; encoded by the exons ATGCAAAACAACACACCTTCAAATTCAAAGCCTTCAACTTCAATTATGCGAACGCTCTGTGATGCTTGTGAGAGCGCCGCCGCTATCGTTTTCTGCGCCGCCGATGAGGCCGCGCTATGCCGTGCCTGTGATAAGAAG GTTCACATGTGTAATAAGCTAGCAAGCCGGCATGTAAGGGTTGGTCTAGCAAGTCCAAGTGACGTGCCGCGCTGCGACATTTGTGAGAATGCACCTG CTTTCTTCTATTGTGAGACAGATGGAAGTTCCCTCTGTTTGCAGTGTGATATGATAGTTCATGTTGGAGGTAAAAGGACACATGAAAGATATCTTCTATTTAGGCAGAGAGTTGAG TTTCCAGGAGATAAACCTGGTAAGTCAGAAAACCCAGCTTCACAACCTCTGGATCCAGGTGAGACTAAAAGAGGGCAAAATGCACTACCCAAAATAAAAATGGGAGAGAAACAGCAAAATCACAGGATGCCTCTGATTCTGACGCCAGAACCAAATGCTGATGAGCATGCCATGATGGGAACCAAAATGATTGATTTGAACATGAAGCCTCAGAGAATACATGAGCCAACATCAAATAATCAG CCATAA
- the LOC114176174 gene encoding probable serine protease EDA2, giving the protein MTMKEHNWLITTPLLTLLLFVSFPAFSYGLVSPPTLLNKLSQGTFLTTQDLWFHQTLDHFSPNDQREFLQRYYEFVEYFDVPDGPIFLVIGGESELSGIENDYVAVLAKKFGAAIVSVEHRYYGKSSPFDSLETENLKYLSSKQTLFDLAVFRHYYQNSFNAKLSGKKIENPWFVFGGSYAGALSAWFRLKFPHLTCGSLASSAVLHSVYNYAEYDQQVGASAGAECKAVLQETTQLIEHKLATNGEELKASFNADGLERDGDFMYLVADAAALAIQNGTPQELCNPMVKAKKAREDLVDAYAKYVKEFFFGTFSFNVKIYDQDYLKKTSTNEDSSTRLWWFQVCTEVANFQVAPSNDSIRSSKLDTKYHLDLCKHVFGEGVFPDVDATNLYYGGTKIAGSKIIFSNGSQDPWRHASKQTSSTDLPSYTIACSNCAHCTDLRGCPLFPLSLEGNEKNCSSPDAVHRVRLQISKHMELWLSECDEGKNFM; this is encoded by the exons ATGACGATGAAAGAACATAATTGGTTGATCACAACACCACTGTTAACGTTGTTGCTGTTTGTTTCATTTCCTGCTTTCAGTTACGGACTTGTTTCTCCTCCTACCCTGCTCAATAAACTGTCTCAGGGAACTTTTCTCACCACTCAGGACCTCTGGTTTCACCAAACCCTCGATCACTTCTCTCCCAAt GATCAGCGTGAGTTTCTGCAACGATACTATGAGTTTGTAGAGTATTTTGATGTTCCTGATGGACCAATTTTCTTGGTAATCGGCGGTGAAAGTGAATTGAGTGGGATAGAGAATGACTATGTTGCT GTACTGGCAAAGAAGTTTGGAGCAGCAATAGTTTCTGTAGAACATCGCTACTATGGAAAGAGTTCACCATTTGACTCTTTGGAaacagaaaatttaaaatatctttcatCCAAGCAGACACTTTTTGATTTGGCTGTTTTTCGTCACTATTATCAG AATTCCTTCAATGCAAAGCTtagtggaaaaaaaattgaaaaccccTGGTTCGTTTTTGGTGGCTCATATGCTGGAGCACTCAGTGCATGGTTCCGTCTCAAGTTTCCCCATTTAACATGTGGAAGTCTTGCAAGTTCTGCAGTGCTTCATTCTGTTTATAACTACGCAGAATATGATCAGCAG GTTGGTGCATCAGCAGGTGCTGAATGTAAAGCAGTATTACAAGAAACTACTCAACTCATTGAGCACAAACTTGCAACCAATGGAGAGGAACTGAAGGCATCATTTAATGCAGATGGT CTTGAAAGAGATGGAGACTTCATGTATTTAGTGGCTGATGCTGCTGCTTTAGCA ATTCAAAATGGAACTCCTCAAGAATTATGCAATCCTATGGTTAAAGCAAAGAAGGCAAGAGAGGACTTGGTG GATGCTTATGCCAAGTATGTCAAAGAGTTCTTCTTTGGAACCTTTAGTTTTAATGTAAAGATTTATGACCAGGACTACTTAAAAAAAACTTCTACCAACGAAGACAGTTCCACTAGATTATGGTGGTTCCAAGTTTGCACTGAAGTTGCAAACTTTCAAGTGGCTCCATCAAATGATAGTATTCGCTCCTCAAAACTTGACACAAA ATACCACTTGGACCTTTGCAAACATGTCTTTGGAGAGGGCGTTTTCCCTGATGTGGATGCAACTAATTTATACTACGGAGGCACAAAAATTGCTG GTTCaaagataatattttcaaatggCTCACAGGATCCTTGGCGTCATGCATCCAAACAAACTTCATCTACAGATC TGCCTTCCTACACTATCGCATGTTCTAATTGTGCTCATTGCACTGATTTACGAGGATGTCCTCTGTTTCCTTTGTCCCTTGAAG gTAATGAAAAGAACTGCTCCTCCCCTGATGCAGTCCACAGAGTGAGGCTACAGATTTCAAAACATATGGAGTTGTGGCTATCTGAGTGCGATGAAGGGAAGAATTTTATGTGA
- the LOC114175253 gene encoding probable serine protease EDA2 — MAMKQKDWVIATALTLLLFVSFPAFSYGLVPPRTLLNKLSEGKYLTNQEHWFDQTLDHFSPYDHRQFRQRYYEFLDYFRIPDGPIFLLIGGEGTANGIANDYLAVLAKKFGAALVSLEHRYYGKSSPFNSLETENLKYLSSKQALSDLATFRQYYQESLNAKLNRTKIENPWFIFGGSYSGALSAWFRLKFPHLTCGSLASSAVVLAVYNFTEFDQQIGVSAGPECKAVLQEITQLVEQKLASSGSKVKAIFDADDLEIDGDFFYYLADAAVTAFQYGNPDKVCEPLVKAKKDGEDLVDAYAKYVKEYYAGTFGVSVQSYDQKYLKRTDINEDSSARLWWFQVCTEVAYFQVAPSNDSIRSSKVDTKYHLDLCENVFGKGTFPDVDATNLYYGGTKIAGSKIIFTNGSQDPWRHASKQTSSPDMPSYLVSCSNCGHCSDYRGCPQAPFAIEGSEKNCTSPDAVHKVRQKISENMDLWLSECVNTGRSFI, encoded by the exons ATGGCGATGAAACAGAAAGATTGGGTGATTGCGACAGCGTTAACGTTGTTGCTGTTTGTTTCTTTTCCGGCGTTCAGTTACGGACTTGTTCCTCCTCGCACGCTGCTCAATAAGTTGTCGGAGGGCAAATATCTCACCAATCAGGAGCACTGGTTCGACCAAACCCTCGATCACTTCTCTCCCTAT GATCACCGACAGTTCCGGCAGCGTTACTATGAGTTCCTAGACTATTTCCGGATTCCCGATGGaccaatatttttgttaatcgGTGGTGAAGGCACAGCCAATGGCATAGCAAATGACTATCTAGCT GTACTGGCAAAGAAGTTTGGAGCAGCTTTGGTTTCTCTGGAACATCGCTACTATGGAAAGAGTTCTCCGTTTAATTCTTTGGAGacagaaaatttgaaatatctttCATCCAAGCAGGCACTCTCTGATTTGGCCACTTTTCGCCAGTATTATCAG GAGTCCTTAAATGCCAAGCTtaatagaacaaaaattgaaaacccCTGGTTCATTTTTGGTGGCTCATATTCTGGAGCACTCAGTGCATGGTTCCGTCTTAAATTTCCCCATTTAACATGTGGAAGTCTGGCAAGTTCAGCAGTTGTTCTTGCTGTTTATAACTTCACAGAATTTGATCAGCAG ATTGGTGTGTCAGCAGGTCCTGAATGTAAAGCTGTGCTGCAAGAAATTACTCAACTCGTTGAACAAAAGCTTGCAAGCAGTGGAAGCAAAGTGAAGGCCATTTTTGATGCAGATGAT CTTGAAATAGATGgagactttttttattatttggctGATGCTGCTGTTACAGCA TTTCAATATGGAAATCCAGATAAAGTATGCGAACCTCTAGTTAAAGCTAAGAAGGACGGAGAGGACTTGGTG GATGCTTATGCCAAATATGTTAAAGAGTACTACGCTGGAACTTTTGGTGTTAGTGTGCAGAGTTATGATCAGAAGTACTTGAAAAGAACAGATATTAATGAAGACAGTTCAGCTCGATTATGGTGGTTTCAAGTTTGCACTGAAGTTGCATACTTTCAGGTGGCTCCCTCAAATGATAGTATTCGCTCCTCAAAAGTTGACACAAA ATACCACTTGGACCTTTGCGAAAATGTCTTTGGAAAGGGCACCTTTCCTGACGTTGATGCAACTAATTTATACTACGGTGGCACAAAAATTGCTG GttccaaaataatatttacaaacgGCTCCCAAGATCCTTGGCGCCATGCTTCCAAACAAACTTCATCTCCTGATA TGCCTTCCTACCTTGTTTCATGTTCTAACTGTGGCCACTGTTCTGACTATCGAGGATGTCCTCAAGCTCCTTTCGCCATTGAAG gTAGCGAGAAAAACTGCACCTCTCCTGATGCAGTTCACAAAGTAAGGCAAAAGATTTCAGAAAATATGGACTTGTGGTTATCTGAGTGCGTGAACACAGGCAGAagttttatatga
- the LOC114175017 gene encoding protein CHAPERONE-LIKE PROTEIN OF POR1, chloroplastic, translating into MTVSGLSSCPSRCPQLPFSHLGSRHVRVMAFSVAGRSKQGREFLQVERTRFFSPILKGNRRQVQLVRSAMDASYGDMANDSAAVFPRINVKDPYKRLGISREASEDEIQGARNFLIQKYAGHKPSVDAIESAHDKIIMQKFYERKNPKIDIKKKMREVNQSRFVQAVRGRFQTPSTKFIIKTSLTFLVLGVLTVLFPTEEGPTLQVAISLIATMYFIHERLKSKIRTVLYGFGGFAISWLLGTFLMVSVIPPITILKGPRAFEVISSLITYVLLWVSSTYLR; encoded by the exons ATGACTGTGTCTGGGTTGAGTAGCTGTCCCTCAAGATGTCCCCAGCTACCTTTTAGTCACCTGGGATCACGCCATGTCAGGGTTATGGCTTTCTCTGTGGCTGGGAGATCTAAACAAGGAAGAGAGTTTCTCCAGGTGGAAAG AACACGTTTTTTTTCTCCTATATTAAAAGGCAATAGACGACAAGTTCAGTTGGTCAGAAGTGCCATGGATGCTTCATATGGTGATATGGCTAATGATTCTGCTG CTGTTTTTCCAAGAATTAATGTGAAGGACCCATATAAACGACTTGGAATAAGCAGGGAAGCTTCTGAAGATGAGATTCAAGGAGCAAGGAATTTCCTGATTCAAAAATATGCGGGACACAAGCCAAGTGTAGATGCTATTGAATCAGCGCATGACAAAATAATCATGCAGAAGTTCTATGAACggaaaaacccaaaaattgacattaagaagaaaatgagggAAGTTAATCAATCCCGATTTGTTCAAGCAGTCAGAGGCAGATTTCAAACTCCATCCacaaaattcattataaaaacATCACTAACGTTCTTGGTACTTGGAGTTTTAACTGTCCTCTTTCCAACTGAGGAAGGACCAACTCTTCAGGTGGCAATATCTCTGATCGCTACAATGTACTTTATACATGAGCGGCTAAAGAGCAAGATTCGAACTGTACTATATGG GTTTGGAGGCTTTGCTATTTCGTGGCTGTTGGGAACCTTCTTGATGGTGTCAGTAATTCCTCCTATCACCATACTTAAGGGACCAAGGGCATTTGAAGTGATCTCATCATTGATTACATATGTTTTATTATGGGTTTCATCGACCTATCTTAGGTGA